Proteins found in one Desulforegula conservatrix Mb1Pa genomic segment:
- a CDS encoding substrate-binding periplasmic protein yields MKRIISFVILSFFLSVTANAEIKELTIATDDWPPYEFKVGDPGNEYISGFSTEVIQAVLKKMNIGIKGKILQYPWARAEKMVIDGEADMIFTAATSEKRAQITHYPTESLMESSWSFFIRKEDEAKLKYDTFDDLKGKKIGVVRAYSYTPELWAFMEKEKNFDEVVNDELNVKKLLAKRIDFIAMDFGNGMALLKKMELADKVIVLKNPIKVASLYAIFSQKTIDKDFVDKFSAELKSLKATPEYKAIYDKYFGK; encoded by the coding sequence ATGAAACGTATTATTTCTTTTGTTATTCTGTCATTTTTCTTGTCTGTAACCGCAAACGCCGAAATTAAAGAACTGACCATAGCAACTGATGACTGGCCTCCTTATGAATTCAAGGTTGGCGACCCAGGAAATGAATACATAAGCGGCTTTTCAACAGAAGTGATCCAGGCTGTTCTTAAAAAAATGAACATAGGTATCAAGGGGAAGATATTGCAATATCCCTGGGCGCGTGCTGAAAAAATGGTCATAGATGGAGAGGCTGACATGATTTTTACCGCAGCCACAAGCGAAAAAAGGGCCCAGATCACCCATTATCCCACTGAATCCCTGATGGAGTCATCGTGGTCTTTTTTCATAAGAAAGGAAGACGAGGCCAAACTCAAATACGATACTTTCGATGATCTTAAAGGCAAAAAAATTGGCGTTGTAAGGGCATATTCCTATACTCCTGAGCTATGGGCATTCATGGAAAAGGAGAAAAATTTTGATGAAGTTGTCAATGATGAACTGAATGTAAAAAAGCTCCTGGCAAAGCGCATAGACTTCATTGCCATGGATTTTGGAAATGGCATGGCTCTTTTAAAAAAGATGGAACTTGCTGATAAGGTGATAGTTTTAAAAAATCCCATCAAGGTAGCTTCGCTTTATGCGATTTTCAGCCAAAAGACCATTGACAAGGATTTTGTGGATAAATTTTCTGCGGAATTAAAGTCACTGAAGGCCACTCCTGAGTACAAGGCTATTTATGACAAATATTTTGGAAAATAG
- a CDS encoding substrate-binding periplasmic protein yields the protein MKRLFFPLIIFLLFPDWANAGTEITVGTDEWPPYEYVEGAAGNDFVTGFSTEVILAVFNKMNIQVKDRISVFPWVRGEIMLMNGALDMLYSAGSNPYRSQLVHYPKESLMETSWSFFIRKEDERRLKYESFADLKGKKIGVVRGYFYSPEFLEFIRTEKTIEDVAYDDQNLKKLVHGRLDYIVMDKMNGLYLIKKLGLSDRVVAIEKPLKTVSIYAIFSKETVEKSFVDSFSAALGEFKTSFEYNLIYKKYFSDPGSTESNHRVKAP from the coding sequence ATGAAAAGGTTATTCTTTCCTTTGATCATTTTTCTGCTTTTTCCAGATTGGGCAAATGCCGGAACCGAGATTACGGTTGGTACTGATGAATGGCCGCCCTATGAATATGTTGAAGGTGCTGCGGGAAATGATTTTGTGACCGGGTTTTCAACAGAAGTGATTCTTGCTGTCTTTAACAAGATGAATATCCAGGTAAAGGACAGGATCTCCGTGTTCCCTTGGGTCAGGGGAGAAATCATGCTCATGAATGGTGCGCTCGATATGTTGTATTCTGCCGGATCAAATCCTTACAGGTCGCAGCTTGTTCATTATCCCAAGGAATCTCTTATGGAGACATCATGGTCATTTTTTATTCGTAAGGAGGATGAGAGAAGGCTTAAGTACGAGTCCTTTGCTGACCTCAAGGGTAAAAAAATTGGGGTTGTAAGAGGTTATTTTTACTCTCCTGAATTTTTGGAATTTATCCGTACCGAGAAAACCATCGAGGATGTTGCTTACGATGATCAGAATCTTAAAAAGCTCGTCCACGGAAGGCTTGATTATATTGTGATGGATAAAATGAACGGGCTGTATTTGATAAAAAAACTGGGGCTATCCGACAGGGTTGTCGCCATTGAAAAGCCACTCAAGACAGTAAGTATTTATGCTATTTTCAGCAAAGAGACAGTGGAAAAAAGCTTTGTGGACAGCTTTTCGGCTGCACTTGGCGAGTTCAAGACAAGTTTTGAATATAATTTGATATATAAAAAATATTTTTCAGATCCAGGCAGTACAGAGAGTAATCATAGAGTCAAAGCCCCCTGA
- a CDS encoding substrate-binding periplasmic protein encodes MKTIFSTMIVFLFFFDSSFAETKLKIGTDEWPPYEYVTGLPGNECMSGFSTDVILLVLKKMNVIPNGRIEQFPWARGEKMVIDGSLDMLYTAATSEKRAKIVHYPSEPIVESAWSLFIRSEDSGKLKYESLGDLKGKRIGVVRAYAYTPEFRSFIEAEQNYEEVAGDDQNVRKLMYRRIDYIVMDYGNGLYLIDKMNLTGKIVPLKKPIAKISLYPIFSRNTVEKEFVDRFSDELKAFKATPEYKKIYDRYFSVSGDIPGQ; translated from the coding sequence ATGAAGACCATTTTTTCAACCATGATCGTTTTTCTTTTCTTCTTTGACTCATCATTTGCCGAAACGAAACTTAAAATCGGCACCGATGAATGGCCGCCTTATGAATATGTTACGGGCTTGCCTGGAAATGAATGCATGAGCGGTTTTTCCACGGATGTTATTCTTTTGGTTCTTAAAAAAATGAATGTGATTCCAAATGGCCGAATAGAGCAGTTCCCGTGGGCGAGGGGAGAAAAGATGGTCATTGATGGCTCGCTTGACATGCTTTATACGGCCGCCACCAGCGAAAAAAGGGCAAAAATAGTGCATTACCCCTCGGAACCGATCGTTGAGTCGGCATGGTCCTTGTTTATCAGAAGCGAAGACTCCGGGAAACTCAAGTATGAAAGCCTTGGTGACCTTAAGGGCAAAAGAATAGGCGTGGTCAGGGCCTATGCCTATACCCCTGAATTCAGATCATTTATTGAGGCTGAACAGAATTATGAAGAAGTTGCCGGAGACGATCAGAATGTCAGGAAGTTGATGTACAGGAGAATCGATTATATAGTCATGGACTATGGTAATGGCTTGTATCTCATAGATAAAATGAATCTTACCGGCAAGATCGTACCTCTTAAAAAGCCCATAGCCAAGATATCCCTCTACCCTATATTCAGCAGGAACACCGTCGAGAAGGAGTTTGTGGACAGATTTTCAGATGAGCTAAAAGCCTTCAAGGCGACGCCTGAATATAAAAAAATCTATGACAGATATTTTTCAGTAAGCGGAGATATTCCCGGTCAATAA
- a CDS encoding DUF547 domain-containing protein, with amino-acid sequence MRKIIGALTLLILFIALNAIASNQKASVDHSIYAELLGKHVKNGVVSYKNFKNDEARLDEYLKTLENTNPDKLDRNEKFAFYINAYNAWTIKLILTGYPGVKSIKDMGSIFQSPWKKGICRLNGKIMTLDDIEHGILRPEFKDPRVHFAINCASKDCPPLIPEPYYGAILDKQLDESAKAFINDPAKNRLKDNTLYISSIFKWFSEDFKDDPRDFILKHASGELKAGLEKAGDSLKIEYLDYDWSLNGN; translated from the coding sequence ATGAGAAAAATAATTGGTGCCTTGACCCTTTTAATTCTTTTTATTGCGCTTAACGCCATTGCCTCAAATCAGAAAGCATCTGTTGATCATTCAATATATGCAGAACTTCTCGGAAAACATGTCAAAAACGGGGTAGTTAGCTACAAGAACTTTAAAAATGACGAGGCAAGGCTTGACGAATATCTGAAGACTCTTGAAAATACAAACCCTGATAAACTGGACAGAAACGAAAAATTCGCCTTTTATATAAACGCGTACAATGCCTGGACAATAAAGCTTATTCTGACTGGCTATCCGGGCGTAAAATCCATAAAAGATATGGGATCAATTTTTCAGAGTCCCTGGAAGAAAGGCATTTGCCGGTTAAATGGCAAAATAATGACCCTTGATGATATTGAACACGGAATCCTGAGACCGGAATTCAAAGACCCAAGAGTTCATTTTGCGATAAATTGTGCTTCAAAGGACTGCCCTCCTCTTATACCTGAGCCGTATTATGGCGCAATCCTTGATAAACAGCTTGATGAGTCTGCAAAGGCATTTATCAATGATCCGGCAAAAAACAGACTAAAAGATAACACACTATATATAAGCAGTATTTTCAAATGGTTTTCCGAAGATTTCAAGGATGACCCAAGGGACTTCATCCTAAAACATGCATCAGGCGAACTTAAAGCAGGATTGGAGAAAGCCGGAGACTCCTTGAAGATAGAATATCTGGACTATGATTGGTCTCTGAACGGAAACTGA